One part of the Cyanobacterium sp. T60_A2020_053 genome encodes these proteins:
- a CDS encoding photosystem II reaction center PsbP family protein has product MIKRFIGLLLVLFTITLSACSPALGGLQRYADAVDGYQFLYPNGWMAVDVQNASDGVDVVYRDFIERTENLSVIISEVSQEKDLADLGTPSEVGYRFMEMVNQNTESGREAELISAEKRQVDLKDYYILEYRVKLGEDQYRHNLASVVTAKGKLYTFNISTTEGRWDNVSELFKVVTNSFHLG; this is encoded by the coding sequence TTTTTACAATTACTTTAAGCGCCTGTAGCCCAGCGTTAGGAGGTTTGCAACGTTATGCTGATGCGGTGGATGGTTATCAATTCTTGTATCCTAATGGTTGGATGGCAGTGGATGTACAAAATGCTTCCGATGGAGTTGATGTAGTATATCGTGATTTTATTGAGCGCACGGAAAATTTGAGCGTTATTATTAGTGAAGTAAGTCAGGAAAAGGATTTAGCCGATTTAGGCACTCCTAGTGAGGTAGGTTATCGTTTTATGGAGATGGTTAACCAAAATACTGAATCAGGAAGGGAAGCAGAGTTAATTTCTGCTGAAAAAAGACAAGTCGATCTAAAAGATTATTACATCTTAGAGTATCGAGTTAAATTAGGAGAAGACCAATATCGTCATAATTTGGCTAGTGTTGTTACCGCAAAAGGAAAACTTTATACCTTCAATATTTCTACCACCGAAGGGCGCTGGGATAATGTGTCAGAATTATTTAAAGTGGTGACTAATTCTTTTCATCTTGGTTAA